The Bosea beijingensis genome contains the following window.
TTCCCTGATCGTCGGCGCGGCGCTGCTGGCCGTGGCCATCGTTGCCGGGTGGAGCCTCTGGCTCGGCCGCACGCTCTGGCGTCACTTCGTCTGATCCGGAGCGGGCGGTCCGGCACCTCCGTGAAGCGTTGACGCTGCGGCAAGGATCGTTAAAATTTATCGTATCGCATTCGACGGCCAGCAGAGGACCGCTGGCCGTCGAATGCGCTGCGCCCCGGTCGCATCGGGACGCCAACCCGTGTCCATGCTGGGGCGATCGTGCAGTCGAGCATCATCCACCGCCAGATCGGCAGCCGCGCCGCTCCCGAGCGGGTGGGCGAGATCGCCGGAATCGCCGGCCTCCTGCGCGACTGCGCCGAAGGGGAGCGCAGGGTCTTCCTGTTCGGCGGGGACAGCCGGGCGATCTACACGCTGCGGGAACAGGTCGCGGCGGTTTTCCCGACGGTTCGGATCGCCGGCATCTGCGATGCCGATTTTGCCGGGCCGATCGATCGCGCGGTTCTCGACCATATCGCTGCAGCGAAGGCCGATGTGATCGTGACCGATCTCCCGGAGACGCGCTTCCGGCTGTTCTGCGCGCAATGCGCCGCGATGGGAATCTACGGAAAGCGGATCAACCTGCCGGGAAGCTTCGCCGATTTCGCCTTCGGCCCGGCGAAGGGCTTCCTCGGCCTCTCCGTTCCGGCTCGGCTGCGCCGGATCGGCGCCGCGGCGAGGGCCGGCCTGCGCTTCACCCGTCTTGTTCTCAGGCAGGGCCTGAGCCGGTCCGGGGCCGGGCATGCGCTCCCGGGTCCGCCCCGGCGCGGCGGCCGGGGCTGATCATGCAGAGCTCAGCGCGCGTTGGAAAAAGCCTTCCGGCTCAGAACGGTCCGGAACAGGATCGTAATGTCCAGCCAGAATGACCAGTTGTCGATATACCAATGGTCATAGGCGACGCGCCTGGCCATCTTGTCGTCGGTATCGGTCTCGCCGCGCAGGCCGTTGACCTGCGCCCAGCCGGTGATGCCGGGCTTCACGTTATGGCGGCGGGCATAGTTGGCGATCTTGCGCTCGAACTCGACATCATGCGCCAGCGCGTGAGGGCGCGGGCCGACGAGCGACATATGGCCGGCGAGAACGTTGAGGAATTGCGGCAGTTCATCGAGATTGTAGCGCCGCAGCAGATGGCCGAGGCGCGTGATCCGGGGATCGTTGCGCTTGGCCTGGACGACGACCTGGCCGTCATCGGTCGTGGTCATCGTGCGGAACTTGAAGATCCGGAAAGCCTGCTGGTTGAAACCATAGCGCCGCTGGCGGAAGAGCACCGGGCCGGGCGAATCGAGCCGGATCAACGCCGCGATCAGCAGAAGGAGCGGCAGGGTCAGGACGATGCCGCAGGAGGCGGCCACGATGTCGAAGGCCCGCTTGAGAGCGATCTCGGCCGCCGATAACGGCTGGCGCGTCAGGCGCAGGCTCGACAGGGTTCCGGTATGGACGACATGCGTCCCGCTGAAGCGCTCCATGATCGGTTCGGGCGCGAGATGGATCGCGACCGGCAGGTTCATGAAGGCATCGACGCAAGCGGAGATGGTGTCCTGCTCGGCCCAGGGAAGAGCGATGAAGACGGCATCCGGCCGCTTCGCCCGGCAATTCGCCACGGCGGCGGCCAGATCGGCAGCCAGGGCAGCCGGGTCGGCTTTGCCCGACGCTTTCAGGAAGGCGACGTCGGTGACCGCGAAGCCCATGTGCCAGGGCTTGTGCCGCGACACGAAGGACATGATGTTCGCTTCGCGCCCGATCAGGAAGGCGCGCTCGGCGGTGATGCGGCCGGCGCGGCTGCCGGCCGCGACCAGCCTGACGACCACCGAGCGGGAGAGGGCGATGACCGGGATGCCGGACAGATAGGTCGCGACGATGACCGCCCGCGAATAATTGTCGGCGACCTTGGCGAGGAACAGCAGGGCCAGGAAGGCGACCATGGTGATGTTCCACACGGCGAAGGCGGAGCCCATCTGCCCCCGCGTCGAGAGATAGTTCCCGATCTGATAGCGGCCGCGCATCAAGTTGACGAAGACGAACAGCGTCGCGAGCATCGCCGCCAGCTCCGGCGTGGAGCGATCGACGCCGAGCCGGCCGTTCGCGCCGAGGTAATACGCGAGCGAGACCGTGTAGACGAGCGCAGCGATCATGGCAGCGTCGCTCGCCGCCGTGAGAGGGCCGAGCCAGAGGCGCCAGAGTCCCGATCGATTCTCGGGCAGGGCCTGCGGCATGCCGCTCAGATCGTTGACGCTCATCTCTTCCCCCAAGGCGGCTGGCGCATGTTCCGTTGCGGCACATCGCGCCGGCGCCGGATCATCCTGGGGAGCAGAGTGGCAAGCCGCGTGCCGGCACCGTCTGGGTCAATTCGGCGCGGCGGAGGGCCTTCGGGGCTGAGAAAAGGGACGCTTTCGGGGGCAGGCGTGAACCGGTGTTGTGCCGGGATGAGTCAGGCAGGCTTGCGGAAGCGCTGGATCATCAGCTCGAACCAGACGGCGAAGCCGCTTCCCAGCACGGCGCCGGCGATCTTCACCATGGCGTCGCGGGGCATGCCGTGGCGCGTGGCCTCCCAGGTCTGCAGCCATTCCAGCCCGATCGCGACGACGACGATGCCGGCCAGGACCAGCCAGCGCCCGCGCGGATAGGCGAAGGCCAGCGCCGCGCCCGCAGCGAAATAGGACAGGAATCGCTCGGCATTGGCGCTCAGCATCGGCACATGGGGCCGTGCCTCGATCGGCGAGAGCGTGGCAGCGACGATCACCAGCACGACGGCCCAGCCGAGGAGCACGGCGAGGCGGCGCAGCTTTTCAAGCGACAGATTCAAGACCGGACTCCGAGCAATCGGCGAGGCGTGCAGGCAAGATACGGACCAGCGCCGGCGAAATCGCACGAGAGCGGGACGGAAGCCGCCCTTATGACGATGCAAAAACGACGAAGCAATGGCGGTAACGAGAGTTTTCGCTGCAACCGACGAAGTTTCTTGTCATCGTCGGCGGCCCAGTCATCCTGCCGGGTGACGGAGCGTTCGTTCCAAGACTGGCGTGCCGGCATACCGGCCGATGGGAGAGATGATGACCGATGTCCTTGCAGCGCCTCCGGCGGCGCGGATCGCACGCGGCGGGAAGGCGATCTACGGCGTTCCCCTGGGCATCCTGATGCTGGAAGCCCGTTTCCCGCGGATCCCCGGCGACATGGGCAATGGCGCGACCTGGCCGTTCCCGGTGCTGTATCGCGTGGTCGGCGGCGCCAGCCCCGAGAAGGTCGTGCTCAAGGGAGCTGCCGGCCTGCTGCCGGATTTCATCGAGGCGGCGCGCGATCTCGTCCGGCTCGGCGCCGAGGCGATCACCACCAATTGCGGCTTCCTCTCGCTGTTCCAGCGCGAGCTTGCGGCTGCCGTCGGCGTGCCGGTCGCGACCTCCTCGCTGATGCAGGTGCCCTGGGTGCAGGCGACGCTGCCGCCCGGCAAAAGGGTCGGCGTGGTCACGGTCTCGGCGGGGTCGCTGACGCCGAAGCATCTGGAGGCAGCCGGGGTGCCGCTCGACACGCCCGTCACTGGTACCGAGAACGGCCGCGAGTTCTTCCGCGTGCTGATCAAGGCCGAGAAGGACGACATGGATGTCGATCTCGCTCGGCAGGATGTGGTGCAGGCGGCGCTCGATCTCGTCGCCCGCCATCCGGAGGTCGGCGCGATCGTGCTCGAATGCACGAACATGCCGCCCTATGCGGCGGATGTGCAGGCGGCGACCGGGCTGCCGGTTCACGATATCTATTCGCTGATCAACTGGTTCCACGCCGGCCTGAGGCCGCGCCACTTCGGCTGACCCGAAAGGCTGAGTTATCCCCGGTGGGCTGGACCGGCTGCATCATCGCCTCGCGGCAGCCAAGCGCTGCGTTTCCTTCCGCGAGGCCCCATGACCGACACGCCCCGTCTTTCGCTGCCGCTGCTCGCCGCCGGGCAGGCGCAGAAGCACGTCACCCATAACGACGCCCTGGTCCGTCTCGACGGGCTGATCCATCTCACGGTCGACAGCCGAACGCAGACAGCGCCGCCGGCTTCGCCGACCGAGCTCTCCGCTTATATCGTGCCGGCCGGCGGCAGCGGCGCCTTCACGGGCCGCACCGATCAGGTCGCGCTGTTCGAGGATGGCGGCTGGATCTTCCTCGTGCCGCGCGCCGGCTGGCAGGCCTGGGTGATCGACGAGGAGGAGCACAATCTCTGGACCGGGACGGAATGGCGCCGCGGCAGCCCGCTCAGCAGCCTCGGCGCCGAGCGCTGGGGCGTGAATGCGACGGCGGACACGACCAACCGTCTCGCGGTGTCCTCGGATGCCAGCTTGTTCAATCATGCCGGCAGCGACCACCGATTGAAGATCAACAAGAACGCCGCCGGCAGTACCGCGAGCTTGCTGTTCCAAAGCAACTGGTCGGGCCGGGCCGAGTTCGGCCTCGCCGGCGACGACGACTTCCGGGTCAAGGTCAGCGCCGACGGCTCGACGTGGCATGATGCACTGGCGATCGACCGGGCATCTGGCAGCATCGCCTTGCCGGCTTCGCCCTGGGCCACGGGAGCCAATCTGCTGGTCAATGGCGATATGGCGATCAATCAACGCGGCTTTGCCGGTGGCGCGCTCGCTGCCGGTGCCTATGGCTTCGATCGCTGGAAGGCGGAGACAGGCGGTGCGAATCTCTCGCTCAGCGGATTCACCATCACCTTGACCTCCGGGGCCATCATTCAGCCGGTCGAGCCGGCGCTTTGGGGGCTCGCTTCCTTCGCCGGGCTGCCGTTGACGCTTTCAGTCGAGGATCTCGCTGGCGGCAGCCTCGCCGTGACGATCGGCAGCCAGTCCGGCACGGTCACGGCGGGGACGGGGCGTCGCTCGCTGACGCTGACGCCTGCTGTCGGCGATACCGGCGTGCTGCAGGTCCGATTGTCGCCGAGCGCGGGGGCGGTCAGCTTCGCGCGGATCAAGCTGGAGCGCGGGGCGCTTGCCACGATCTGGACGGCGCGTCCGCTTTCCGTCGAGCAGATTCTGTGCCGGCGCTACTATCTGAAACAGGACGGGCAGGTGCTGATCGATGCCTATCAGGCGTTGGCGACGGCGAGCCGGCAGAGCCTCACCCTGCCAGTGCCGATGCGTACGACCCCAAGCGCGAGCTTTTCCGTCTCGCTGGAGATCAACGTGCAGGGTACCGACAGGGGCGTGGTCGCGCAATCGCCCGAGCGGGCCTACGCCTATGTCACCGCGCTGGCGCTCGGCCGGGTGAGGGCGGCTTTCGACGCGATCGCCTTCGACGCGGAGCTGTGAGGTTCACTCGCTGACGAGCTTGCGGGCGCGCAGCAGGGCCAGCAGCCCTTCGTCGCGGCGCTCCTCGAGCTGCGCGATCGTGCGCCCCGCGGCTTCCTCGGCGATGCCCTCGATGATCTTGTGCTGGACGTCCGCATCGAGCGAGGGCGTGCCGAGCGATTGCCAGCGCCGCACCTGGCTCGGCCCGAGATGGGCGAGGTAGCCGGCGATGCCGCCTTCGCCGCCGCCGAGATGATAGGTCATGTGCGGACCCATCAGGGCCCAGCGCAGGCCGGGGCCGTTGCAGAGCGCGGCATCGATCTCGGCGACGCTGGCGACGCCCTGCTCGACCAGATGGACGGCCTCGCGATAGAGCGCCGAGGCCAGCCGGTTGGCGACATGGCCGGGCATCTCGCGCTGGAGGATGACCGGGCGCCGGTCGAGGCTGCGATAGAAGGCGGCGGCGCGCGCGACGATCGTTTCGTCTTCGCCGACAATCTCGACCAGCGGCACGAGATGCGGCGGGTTGAAGGGATGAGCGACTATCACCCGGCGCTTGTCGCTGCAATCGGCGACGATCGCGCTGCGCAAGAGAGCCGAGGTGCTGCTTGCGATGATCACTTCGGGTGGCAGTGCAGCATCGAGCCGGGCGAGGAGCGCGCGCTTGGCGTTTTCGTTTTCCGGGCCGTTCTCCTGAACGAAATCAACCTCTTGCAAGGCCTCGTCGAGATTGCTCGTGAATTGGTACTGACCGGTATTGGCCAAGCCGAGCTCGGCGAGCTGGTTCCGCGCCCGCTCGACGGCGTGGCGGAACTTCTCCTCCGCGCCGGGCGCTGGATCATAGGCCGAGACGTTCAGGCCATGGCCCATGGCAAGCGCTGCCCATGAGCTGCCGATGAGCCCGGCGCCGATGACGGCGATGCGCTCGATGTCGCGGATGTCCTGCATCAGTGGATCTCGGGTTCGGGCACCTTCGCCGTCCCTTCCAGATAATCGAAATCGCAGCCCTTGTCGGCCTGGCGGATATGGGCTGCCGACATCTTGCCCCAGCCGCGGGGATAGTCGCGATCCGGCGGCGTCCAGACGGCGAGGCGGGCGGCGATCTCGGCCTCGGTGAGATCGACCGAGATGCTGCGGGCCTCGACATCGACGCTGATGATGTCGCCGGTCTGCACCGCCGCGAGCGGGCCCTTGATATAGGCCTCCGGTGCGACATGCAGGATGCAGGCACCGTAGCTCGTGCCGGACATGCGGGCGTCCGAGATGCGCAGCATGTCGCGCACGCCCTGCTTCAGGAGTTTCTTCGGGATCGGCAGCATGCCCCATTCCGGCATGCCGGGACCGCCGACCGGGCCGCAATTCTTCAGGACCATGATGTGATCGGCGGTGACGTCGAGATTCTCGTCGTTCACGGCCTGCATCATCGCATCGTAGTGCTCGAAGACGAGCGCCGGCCCGGAATGCCTGAGCAGGCGCGGCTCGGCGGCCGAAGGCTTGATGACGCAGCCGTCGGGCGCGAGATTGCCCTTGAGCACGGCGAGCCCGTTCGCGGTCGATACGGGCTTGTCGAGCGGGCGGATGACGTTGTCGTCATAGACCTGGGCGAGCGCGATGGTCTCGGCGATCGGCTTGCCGGTTACGGTCATCGCATCGGTGTGGAGCTTGCTTTCGAGCTGCTTCAGCAGGGCAGGCAGCCCACCGGCATAGAAGAAATCCTCCATCAGGAAATCGCCGGAGGGGCGCAGGTTCGCAACGACGGGCACGTTGCGCGAGAAGGCATCGAAATCATCCGGCGTCAGCGGCACGCCGGCACGGCCGGCCATGGCGACGAGATGTATGATCGCGTTGGTCGAGCCGGCGACGGCCATATGCACCGTCAGCGCGTTCTCGAAGCTCTTGCGGGTCAGGATCTGGTCGGGCGTCAGGTCTTCCCAGACCATCTCGACGATCCGCTTGCCTGCGGCGGCGGCCATGCGCGGATGAGCGGCGTCGGCAGCGGGGATGGCGGAGGCGCCGGGCAAAGTGAGGCCCAGCACCTCGGCATGGCTCATCATCGTTGCGGCCGTGCCCATCACCATGCAGGTGCCATAGGAGCGGGCGATGCCGCTCTCCATGTCCTTCCATTCACTATCGGTGATGTTGCCGGCTTCCTTCTCGGCCCAGTATTTCCAGACATCGGCGCCCGAACCCAGCACCTTGCCGGCCCAGTTGCCGCGCAGCATCGGCCCGGCCGGCACGAAAATGAAGGGCAGGCCGGCGCTGCAGGCGCCCATGATCAGGGCCGGCGTGGACTTGTCGCAGCCGCCGAGCAGGACGGCGCCGTCGAGCGGGTGGGAGCGGATCGATTCCTCGGTCTCCATCGCCAGGAAGTTGCGATAGAGCATAGTCGTAGGCTTCTGATATTGCTCGGAAACCGACATGACGGGGATTTCGATCGGGAAGCCGCCGGCAGCCCAGACAGCGCGCTTCACCGCTTCCGCGCGATCGCGCAGATGGGTGTGGCAGGGATTGATCTCGGACCAGGTGTTGATGATGCCGATGACCGGCTTGCCCATGAACTCCTGATGGCCGAAGCCCATCTGCAGCGCCCGCGAGCGATGCCCGAAGGAGCGCAGGTCGCTCGCCCCGAACCAGCGCCAGCTACGCAGGGTCTCGGGCGTCTTGCGGGGGCGGGCGGACATGGGCGTTCCCTCGGTGTTCTTTATTGATTCAACGGTTTGTCATTCCGGGGCGGCCCGCAGGGTCGAACCCGGAACCTACGACTGGGTGAAACGACTTCCGCTTGATGAAGGGCTCGCCCAGTCGTGGGTTCCGGGTTCATCGCTTCGCGATGCCCCGGAATGACAAAGTTACTCCGCCGCGGCGCGCTGGCCACCCCAACTCGACACGATGCCGCGTAATTCCGTGCGCTCGGCTTCGTTCAGCTC
Protein-coding sequences here:
- the araD gene encoding L-arabinonate dehydratase, which codes for MSARPRKTPETLRSWRWFGASDLRSFGHRSRALQMGFGHQEFMGKPVIGIINTWSEINPCHTHLRDRAEAVKRAVWAAGGFPIEIPVMSVSEQYQKPTTMLYRNFLAMETEESIRSHPLDGAVLLGGCDKSTPALIMGACSAGLPFIFVPAGPMLRGNWAGKVLGSGADVWKYWAEKEAGNITDSEWKDMESGIARSYGTCMVMGTAATMMSHAEVLGLTLPGASAIPAADAAHPRMAAAAGKRIVEMVWEDLTPDQILTRKSFENALTVHMAVAGSTNAIIHLVAMAGRAGVPLTPDDFDAFSRNVPVVANLRPSGDFLMEDFFYAGGLPALLKQLESKLHTDAMTVTGKPIAETIALAQVYDDNVIRPLDKPVSTANGLAVLKGNLAPDGCVIKPSAAEPRLLRHSGPALVFEHYDAMMQAVNDENLDVTADHIMVLKNCGPVGGPGMPEWGMLPIPKKLLKQGVRDMLRISDARMSGTSYGACILHVAPEAYIKGPLAAVQTGDIISVDVEARSISVDLTEAEIAARLAVWTPPDRDYPRGWGKMSAAHIRQADKGCDFDYLEGTAKVPEPEIH
- a CDS encoding undecaprenyl-phosphate glucose phosphotransferase, which encodes MSVNDLSGMPQALPENRSGLWRLWLGPLTAASDAAMIAALVYTVSLAYYLGANGRLGVDRSTPELAAMLATLFVFVNLMRGRYQIGNYLSTRGQMGSAFAVWNITMVAFLALLFLAKVADNYSRAVIVATYLSGIPVIALSRSVVVRLVAAGSRAGRITAERAFLIGREANIMSFVSRHKPWHMGFAVTDVAFLKASGKADPAALAADLAAAVANCRAKRPDAVFIALPWAEQDTISACVDAFMNLPVAIHLAPEPIMERFSGTHVVHTGTLSSLRLTRQPLSAAEIALKRAFDIVAASCGIVLTLPLLLLIAALIRLDSPGPVLFRQRRYGFNQQAFRIFKFRTMTTTDDGQVVVQAKRNDPRITRLGHLLRRYNLDELPQFLNVLAGHMSLVGPRPHALAHDVEFERKIANYARRHNVKPGITGWAQVNGLRGETDTDDKMARRVAYDHWYIDNWSFWLDITILFRTVLSRKAFSNAR
- a CDS encoding aspartate/glutamate racemase family protein; this translates as MMTDVLAAPPAARIARGGKAIYGVPLGILMLEARFPRIPGDMGNGATWPFPVLYRVVGGASPEKVVLKGAAGLLPDFIEAARDLVRLGAEAITTNCGFLSLFQRELAAAVGVPVATSSLMQVPWVQATLPPGKRVGVVTVSAGSLTPKHLEAAGVPLDTPVTGTENGREFFRVLIKAEKDDMDVDLARQDVVQAALDLVARHPEVGAIVLECTNMPPYAADVQAATGLPVHDIYSLINWFHAGLRPRHFG
- a CDS encoding WecB/TagA/CpsF family glycosyltransferase; protein product: MQSSIIHRQIGSRAAPERVGEIAGIAGLLRDCAEGERRVFLFGGDSRAIYTLREQVAAVFPTVRIAGICDADFAGPIDRAVLDHIAAAKADVIVTDLPETRFRLFCAQCAAMGIYGKRINLPGSFADFAFGPAKGFLGLSVPARLRRIGAAARAGLRFTRLVLRQGLSRSGAGHALPGPPRRGGRG
- a CDS encoding 3-hydroxyacyl-CoA dehydrogenase NAD-binding domain-containing protein; amino-acid sequence: MQDIRDIERIAVIGAGLIGSSWAALAMGHGLNVSAYDPAPGAEEKFRHAVERARNQLAELGLANTGQYQFTSNLDEALQEVDFVQENGPENENAKRALLARLDAALPPEVIIASSTSALLRSAIVADCSDKRRVIVAHPFNPPHLVPLVEIVGEDETIVARAAAFYRSLDRRPVILQREMPGHVANRLASALYREAVHLVEQGVASVAEIDAALCNGPGLRWALMGPHMTYHLGGGEGGIAGYLAHLGPSQVRRWQSLGTPSLDADVQHKIIEGIAEEAAGRTIAQLEERRDEGLLALLRARKLVSE
- a CDS encoding DUF2793 domain-containing protein, with amino-acid sequence MTDTPRLSLPLLAAGQAQKHVTHNDALVRLDGLIHLTVDSRTQTAPPASPTELSAYIVPAGGSGAFTGRTDQVALFEDGGWIFLVPRAGWQAWVIDEEEHNLWTGTEWRRGSPLSSLGAERWGVNATADTTNRLAVSSDASLFNHAGSDHRLKINKNAAGSTASLLFQSNWSGRAEFGLAGDDDFRVKVSADGSTWHDALAIDRASGSIALPASPWATGANLLVNGDMAINQRGFAGGALAAGAYGFDRWKAETGGANLSLSGFTITLTSGAIIQPVEPALWGLASFAGLPLTLSVEDLAGGSLAVTIGSQSGTVTAGTGRRSLTLTPAVGDTGVLQVRLSPSAGAVSFARIKLERGALATIWTARPLSVEQILCRRYYLKQDGQVLIDAYQALATASRQSLTLPVPMRTTPSASFSVSLEINVQGTDRGVVAQSPERAYAYVTALALGRVRAAFDAIAFDAEL
- a CDS encoding VanZ family protein, encoding MNLSLEKLRRLAVLLGWAVVLVIVAATLSPIEARPHVPMLSANAERFLSYFAAGAALAFAYPRGRWLVLAGIVVVAIGLEWLQTWEATRHGMPRDAMVKIAGAVLGSGFAVWFELMIQRFRKPA